The following proteins come from a genomic window of Paenibacillus spongiae:
- a CDS encoding carbohydrate ABC transporter permease, whose protein sequence is MMKVNLAARAKQKWTTKRSLSKIRYMVLGREINQGLIFKLALYSVLIITSYIYMNPIIKMLVKMVMSIKDLIDPTVTWIPSSIYLGHVAEAWKLLDYPRSLAVSLFIAVTAAVLHCIACGLAGYALARLDVPFKKTVFLLVISAFIIPPQVIILPTIMAYTELGLNGHLLTLILPSVFGFGVKGALFVIIFRQFFLTQPKALEEAARIDGANALKFYARVMFPLAKPAILVVFLFSFVWTWNDTYYPRMFLGASENMPLALKISYIDRNLTAFIQEGGFPEFLAEPIKMGASFLVILPPLLIYLFAQRYFVESVERTGLVE, encoded by the coding sequence ATGATGAAGGTAAATTTAGCAGCGCGCGCCAAACAAAAATGGACGACGAAACGCAGCTTGAGCAAAATTCGGTATATGGTGCTAGGCAGAGAAATCAATCAAGGTCTTATTTTTAAATTGGCATTGTATTCCGTATTAATCATAACTTCTTACATTTATATGAATCCGATTATTAAAATGCTCGTGAAGATGGTTATGAGCATCAAAGATTTGATCGATCCGACCGTGACGTGGATTCCATCTTCCATCTATTTGGGCCACGTCGCCGAAGCATGGAAGCTGCTTGATTATCCGAGGTCGCTTGCCGTCAGTTTGTTTATCGCGGTAACGGCGGCCGTGCTGCATTGCATCGCGTGCGGACTTGCGGGTTATGCGCTCGCAAGACTTGACGTTCCGTTCAAAAAAACGGTTTTTCTCCTTGTCATATCGGCATTCATCATTCCACCGCAAGTCATCATTTTGCCGACGATTATGGCGTATACGGAGCTTGGATTGAACGGGCATCTGCTGACGCTGATCTTGCCTTCCGTGTTCGGTTTCGGGGTGAAGGGTGCGTTATTTGTCATCATTTTCCGCCAGTTTTTCTTGACGCAGCCGAAGGCATTGGAAGAAGCGGCGCGTATTGACGGCGCCAATGCATTGAAGTTTTATGCCCGTGTCATGTTTCCTTTGGCCAAGCCGGCTATCCTTGTCGTGTTCTTGTTTTCATTCGTATGGACGTGGAATGATACGTATTATCCGCGAATGTTCCTTGGAGCAAGCGAGAATATGCCGTTGGCGCTGAAAATCTCCTATATCGATCGCAACTTGACGGCGTTTATTCAAGAAGGCGGGTTTCCGGAATTTTTGGCCGAACCGATCAAGATGGGCGCAAGCTTCCTTGTTATTTTGCCTCCCCTGCTGATCTACTTGTTCGCGCAGCGCTATTTTGTCGAGAGTGTTGAGCGTACCGGTCTGGTTGAATAG
- a CDS encoding carbohydrate ABC transporter permease, translating into MQASRLIVMKRRLTVKWEDFVLAIRLLERAQIWIAILLLPLAAFMLLPLVYLFNHAFKPLHELFLFPPTFIVREPTTGNFAELLALSESTIVPVSRYIFNSIVVTFLSTIAMVVTGAMCAYPLSKHPFPGSKFVLGLIMLALLFATEAVAIPRFIVIQSLGIMNTYLGHVLPLVALPVGVFLLKQFMDQIPNDLMEAAKIDGAREFTIFMRIVIPLVNPAIATISILAFQSAWGNTETSTLFMQEDAMKTLPFYMSTLTSGLANSVARQGAAAAGALIMFIPPLVVFIISQRKVIATMAHSGIK; encoded by the coding sequence ATGCAGGCATCTCGTTTGATTGTGATGAAGCGAAGATTAACCGTCAAGTGGGAAGATTTCGTGCTTGCGATAAGATTGCTTGAGCGAGCGCAGATCTGGATCGCCATTTTACTGTTGCCGCTTGCAGCATTCATGCTTCTTCCGCTCGTATATCTGTTCAATCATGCGTTCAAGCCGCTGCATGAGCTGTTTCTATTCCCGCCGACTTTTATTGTCAGAGAGCCAACCACTGGCAATTTTGCGGAATTGCTTGCCTTGTCTGAATCAACCATTGTCCCGGTATCCCGGTATATATTTAACAGCATTGTAGTAACATTTCTTTCTACCATTGCAATGGTCGTCACGGGTGCGATGTGCGCTTACCCGCTGTCCAAGCATCCGTTTCCAGGATCGAAATTCGTATTGGGTCTAATCATGCTGGCTTTGCTTTTCGCAACGGAGGCGGTTGCGATCCCACGTTTTATCGTGATCCAAAGCCTTGGCATCATGAATACATACCTCGGCCACGTGCTGCCGTTAGTCGCCTTGCCGGTCGGTGTTTTTCTGTTGAAACAGTTCATGGACCAGATCCCGAACGACTTAATGGAAGCAGCCAAAATTGACGGCGCGCGAGAATTTACCATATTTATGCGTATCGTGATCCCGCTCGTCAATCCGGCAATTGCAACGATTTCCATTCTCGCTTTTCAATCCGCGTGGGGAAATACGGAGACATCAACCCTGTTCATGCAGGAAGACGCGATGAAAACGCTGCCTTTCTATATGAGCACATTAACATCCGGTCTTGCGAACTCTGTAGCCAGACAGGGAGCCGCTGCAGCTGGGGCATTGATCATGTTTATCCCGCCTCTGGTCGTATTTATCATTTCCCAGCGGAAAGTCATCGCGACGATGGCGCATTCGGGGATTAAATAA
- a CDS encoding ABC transporter substrate-binding protein gives MDERIHEEGNRSMKRTTVVALTFVLTVLIIAGCSSNNGSNSNSGNQKGLKQDTSENVSTQDADGDAAKPVPAEQVTIKLLSPFGAELSEKRYRPIEKMLPNIKLEIIEGKLEELHAQNIVPDIVVTGWGFSQYEKESSEPLDDLIKKHQFDLGALNSSLVASERASDKENRLMSLPNSNDVVVMYYNKTVFDKFGVSYPTDSMTWDDMIDAAKQMTAEREGVKYRGLEMRSEIGFGLQQFGVNLTDPATGDVLFAKDPRVIKYFELLKKIYSIPGMAEDADPFGPFLEGKVGMLLTSAQYMRWAVPADLAARIDFAAAPVWADNPGTTMVSRSYSHNMINKYSEHKDEAFQVLAAYYSPEIQTMLTRGAEEVTPLTDQDIQAQFGADLPNFQGKNVKAIFMYTPAKPPEVISTWDAHVNLDQGTFITSEMNIPEFLRVKTEEAQIKIKEAKGQQ, from the coding sequence TTGGACGAAAGAATTCATGAGGAGGGTAATCGATCGATGAAAAGAACGACGGTGGTTGCGTTAACGTTCGTTTTGACGGTATTGATTATTGCAGGATGTTCTTCTAATAATGGTTCTAATTCCAATTCCGGCAACCAGAAAGGCTTAAAGCAGGACACAAGCGAGAACGTTAGCACACAAGACGCGGATGGCGATGCAGCGAAGCCGGTACCGGCAGAGCAAGTGACAATCAAATTGTTATCGCCATTTGGGGCGGAGTTATCCGAAAAAAGATACCGGCCGATTGAGAAGATGTTACCGAACATCAAGCTGGAAATAATTGAAGGAAAGCTTGAAGAACTGCATGCTCAAAACATTGTTCCCGATATCGTTGTGACAGGGTGGGGGTTCTCACAATATGAAAAAGAGTCAAGCGAACCTCTGGATGATTTGATTAAAAAACATCAATTCGATCTAGGAGCATTGAATTCTTCATTAGTTGCATCCGAGCGGGCATCCGACAAAGAAAATAGACTGATGAGTCTGCCCAATTCGAACGATGTTGTCGTTATGTACTACAACAAGACGGTGTTTGATAAATTTGGGGTATCGTACCCGACTGATAGTATGACTTGGGACGATATGATCGATGCTGCGAAACAGATGACGGCAGAGCGGGAAGGCGTGAAATATCGCGGATTGGAAATGCGTTCGGAAATTGGTTTTGGACTGCAGCAATTTGGCGTAAACCTGACCGATCCAGCAACCGGGGATGTGTTATTTGCGAAAGATCCGCGTGTGATCAAATATTTCGAGCTATTAAAGAAAATATACAGTATTCCGGGGATGGCAGAGGACGCGGATCCTTTCGGCCCGTTTCTTGAAGGAAAAGTCGGGATGCTGCTCACCTCCGCGCAGTATATGCGTTGGGCAGTGCCGGCGGATTTAGCCGCTCGGATAGATTTTGCAGCCGCTCCCGTATGGGCCGATAATCCTGGAACGACAATGGTAAGCCGCAGCTATTCGCATAATATGATCAATAAGTACAGCGAGCATAAGGATGAGGCATTCCAGGTGCTAGCCGCATATTACTCCCCTGAAATCCAGACGATGTTGACTCGGGGCGCCGAGGAAGTAACGCCGCTCACGGATCAGGACATTCAAGCCCAATTCGGCGCGGATCTTCCGAATTTTCAAGGCAAAAATGTGAAAGCGATTTTTATGTATACGCCTGCCAAACCACCGGAAGTCATTAGCACCTGGGATGCCCACGTGAATTTGGATCAAGGCACTTTCATTACATCGGAAATGAATATACCAGAGTTCCTGCGCGTGAAGACAGAAGAAGCGCAGATCAAAATTAAGGAGGCAAAAGGCCAGCAGTAG
- a CDS encoding carbohydrate ABC transporter permease codes for MTGNATALSEKRSSAPAVGTKPSISRRIHGLMIEMWKYRLSYAFIFPFMAMFIIFILIPVVAGVLLSFTYFNAFDFPAWRGWLNYQNLFSQDVVFLQHVLPNSFKFAVFVGPVGYLLAFLLAWLISQLPSTLRTWYALAMYAPSLSAGVAMTVVWTVMFTGDRSGYINSFLLKWGIIDKPVYLLLDQDYLLNIMIVISIWSSMGIGFLAILAGILNVDKQLYEAGKIDGISSRLQEVWYITVPMMKPQMMFAAIMAIVHTIKSGGIGVQLSGSNPTPNYAGQLLLDHIGDYGFIRFELGYASAISIFVLLLCYVLSKFFGFLFAPKEDE; via the coding sequence ATGACAGGTAATGCAACGGCCCTTTCCGAGAAGCGGAGCAGCGCTCCGGCAGTTGGAACGAAGCCAAGCATTTCGCGGCGAATCCATGGTTTGATGATAGAAATGTGGAAATACCGTCTCTCTTATGCTTTTATATTTCCTTTTATGGCGATGTTCATCATCTTTATTCTGATCCCTGTTGTTGCCGGTGTTCTGCTCAGTTTCACTTATTTTAACGCTTTCGACTTCCCGGCTTGGCGCGGATGGCTTAACTATCAGAACCTGTTCTCGCAAGATGTCGTATTTTTGCAGCATGTGCTGCCGAACTCGTTCAAATTCGCGGTATTCGTAGGTCCGGTTGGTTACCTGCTCGCCTTCTTGCTTGCTTGGCTAATCTCCCAGCTGCCCAGTACGCTGCGTACCTGGTATGCGCTTGCGATGTACGCGCCGTCGTTGTCCGCCGGTGTTGCGATGACCGTCGTATGGACGGTCATGTTTACCGGAGACCGCTCCGGTTATATTAACAGCTTCTTGCTCAAGTGGGGCATTATCGATAAGCCGGTCTATTTATTGCTCGATCAAGATTATTTGCTGAACATTATGATCGTCATCTCGATATGGTCCTCGATGGGGATTGGATTCCTGGCTATTTTGGCCGGTATTCTCAATGTGGACAAACAATTGTACGAAGCGGGTAAAATTGACGGGATATCAAGCCGTCTGCAGGAAGTATGGTATATTACGGTGCCGATGATGAAACCGCAGATGATGTTCGCAGCCATCATGGCGATCGTTCATACGATTAAATCCGGCGGCATTGGCGTTCAATTGTCCGGCAGCAACCCGACGCCGAATTATGCCGGTCAGTTATTGCTCGATCATATCGGCGACTATGGATTTATCCGGTTCGAGCTTGGTTATGCCAGTGCGATATCCATCTTCGTTCTTCTGTTGTGTTACGTGCTCAGTAAATTTTTTGGCTTTTTATTTGCGCCGAAGGAGGATGAATAA
- a CDS encoding YIP1 family protein produces MHKHLGKWKFSIWLVCLISLTVFPMEAIADVPYRTFTKNSYGRTILTQPAYSPAGVLAQEIPIAGDKGEVEYTTLQRPQDLFIAPGDDMYIADTDNNRIVHLNEQGELVKIITVPESPLKQPQGVFVAENGDIYIADTGNKRVVQLNSHGEWIREIGRPESRYVNEAFVYEPTNMVVDQRGFIYVVSKGSYNGIVQFNPEGKFDKFFGTNKTEVTPMDIIRRQFYSKEQLSRQVRLLPVSIRNIDIDERGFIYTVSGSKTEQIKKMNIRGENVWKDIEFNKNMRSFSDLDKKDDKLVAEITDASVDSNGNVAIIDKSRNIISQYDANGTLLFYWNGRSVVGKSLVGLTAAPVAVESNSKGLLYILDEALGLIQVYEPTEFGAAVHEAYRLMQEGKYSEAEKHWDNVLKLNAHFSPAYEGLAQAAFFRGEYERSRDLFKLAGDGEGYSDSFWQIRLQWFQANFSTLANSVIIAVILLWFFAFLKKKFKFRVIPTMSRLKRQTWYQQAKHVFYTLKHPLDGFGDLRFLSKGGYTSAIIILLLTIGTILVKSYYTSFTFNPVPVYAKGSTSTLTIFLATWLSWVICNYLIGSIRQGEARFKDVFVGSSYSLVPVVLLGLPLAALSNMFTLSEMSIYGSIGTGMMLWCGLLFFWNIQALQNYGVGEAVVNILLTVLTMIILWVVIFILIGLSSEFFSFVYTIYQEVSM; encoded by the coding sequence ATGCATAAGCATCTTGGCAAATGGAAATTTTCGATTTGGCTCGTCTGTCTAATTTCCTTGACGGTATTCCCGATGGAAGCGATCGCCGATGTGCCTTATCGAACGTTTACGAAAAATAGCTACGGACGTACGATCTTGACTCAACCCGCCTATTCTCCGGCAGGCGTTCTGGCGCAGGAGATTCCAATCGCGGGCGATAAGGGCGAGGTCGAGTATACAACGCTGCAGCGGCCGCAGGATCTGTTTATTGCGCCTGGCGATGATATGTATATTGCCGATACGGACAACAATCGAATTGTTCATCTCAATGAGCAAGGCGAGCTCGTCAAGATCATCACCGTGCCTGAAAGTCCGCTGAAGCAGCCGCAAGGCGTATTTGTTGCCGAGAACGGAGATATCTATATCGCCGATACGGGAAACAAGCGGGTTGTCCAATTGAACAGCCATGGCGAATGGATCAGAGAAATCGGCCGTCCGGAATCGCGGTATGTGAATGAAGCGTTTGTTTACGAGCCGACGAATATGGTTGTCGACCAACGCGGATTTATATACGTCGTATCCAAAGGAAGCTATAACGGCATCGTCCAATTCAACCCGGAAGGCAAATTCGATAAATTTTTCGGAACGAATAAAACGGAAGTCACTCCAATGGATATCATTCGCAGACAATTTTATTCGAAGGAACAGTTAAGCCGGCAAGTTCGATTACTGCCCGTTTCGATCCGCAACATCGATATCGATGAGCGAGGCTTCATCTATACGGTTTCCGGTTCCAAAACAGAGCAAATCAAAAAAATGAACATTCGCGGAGAGAATGTATGGAAAGATATCGAGTTCAACAAAAATATGAGATCTTTCTCCGACCTGGACAAAAAGGATGACAAACTGGTTGCGGAGATTACGGACGCTTCCGTGGACAGCAACGGCAACGTGGCGATTATCGATAAATCGCGGAACATCATTTCCCAATATGATGCAAACGGAACGTTGCTGTTCTATTGGAACGGACGTTCCGTCGTTGGAAAATCGCTTGTCGGATTGACGGCGGCTCCGGTTGCGGTAGAAAGCAATTCGAAAGGTCTTCTTTATATTTTGGACGAAGCGCTTGGTCTCATCCAGGTGTATGAACCAACCGAGTTTGGCGCAGCCGTTCATGAAGCGTACAGGCTGATGCAGGAAGGGAAATATTCGGAGGCGGAGAAGCATTGGGACAACGTGCTGAAGTTGAACGCGCACTTCTCTCCAGCCTATGAAGGACTCGCGCAGGCTGCATTTTTCCGAGGCGAATATGAGCGTTCGAGGGATTTGTTTAAGCTTGCAGGCGATGGTGAAGGATACTCCGATTCATTCTGGCAAATTCGTTTGCAATGGTTCCAGGCAAACTTCTCTACATTGGCTAACAGTGTGATTATCGCGGTTATCTTGTTATGGTTCTTCGCTTTCCTGAAGAAAAAATTCAAGTTCCGCGTCATCCCGACAATGAGCAGGCTGAAACGCCAGACATGGTACCAGCAGGCGAAGCATGTGTTTTATACGTTGAAGCATCCGCTGGACGGCTTTGGCGATTTGCGTTTTCTGAGTAAAGGCGGTTATACGAGCGCCATCATCATTTTATTGTTAACGATCGGAACGATTCTTGTGAAATCGTATTATACGAGCTTTACATTCAATCCGGTTCCGGTTTATGCCAAAGGTTCGACGTCTACGCTGACGATCTTCTTGGCAACGTGGCTGTCATGGGTCATTTGCAATTATTTGATCGGTTCCATCCGGCAAGGCGAAGCACGGTTTAAGGACGTGTTCGTTGGAAGCTCCTATTCGTTAGTCCCGGTCGTATTGCTGGGGCTACCGCTGGCAGCCCTCTCGAATATGTTTACGCTTAGCGAAATGTCGATTTACGGCTCAATCGGGACAGGAATGATGTTGTGGTGCGGACTATTATTTTTCTGGAATATCCAGGCGCTGCAAAACTATGGTGTCGGAGAAGCGGTAGTCAATATTCTGCTTACGGTCCTAACGATGATTATCTTATGGGTCGTCATATTCATCTTGATCGGATTGTCGTCTGAATTTTTCAGCTTTGTTTATACCATTTATCAGGAGGTGTCGATGTGA
- a CDS encoding carbohydrate ABC transporter permease — translation MAGKRILSAKTSRKLEGTLFMAPWLIGFIAFLGFPLLFSLYMSFHQVKILPKRIVYDFVGLKYYQEILFNSSALYDQLIPYFQEVVLMVPVIVIFALMIAIMLNQKLPGRFIFRAIFFLPVIFSTGAVLMSFMNQGEGNLGFLERFNVGGYIDMFLGDNSWAKPVKQVMNHFVLVLWYSGVQILLFIAGLQTISSSAYESARIDGATPWEVFWKITLPAMSPFILLNLIYTVVDMFTFPSNPVISLITTGNYGYNSAMAWIYFLIIIAFLGFVILLYGRINRKHAKANRG, via the coding sequence ATGGCAGGAAAACGAATCCTTTCCGCCAAGACGTCCCGCAAGCTGGAAGGAACGCTGTTTATGGCGCCGTGGTTGATCGGATTTATCGCTTTCTTAGGATTTCCGCTTCTCTTCTCGCTTTATATGAGCTTTCATCAAGTTAAGATTTTGCCGAAAAGAATCGTTTACGATTTTGTCGGGTTGAAATATTATCAGGAAATTTTATTCAACAGCTCGGCTTTATACGATCAATTGATTCCTTATTTCCAAGAAGTCGTTCTCATGGTGCCGGTTATCGTTATTTTCGCCTTAATGATCGCGATCATGCTGAATCAGAAGCTGCCGGGACGATTTATATTCCGTGCGATTTTTTTCTTGCCGGTTATATTCTCTACGGGCGCCGTCTTAATGTCGTTCATGAATCAAGGCGAAGGCAACCTCGGTTTCCTCGAACGGTTTAATGTCGGCGGTTATATCGATATGTTCCTTGGGGATAATTCATGGGCAAAACCGGTGAAGCAAGTCATGAATCATTTTGTTCTGGTCTTATGGTATTCCGGCGTGCAAATTTTATTGTTTATTGCCGGACTTCAGACGATTTCGAGCTCTGCCTACGAATCTGCCCGCATTGATGGTGCAACGCCGTGGGAAGTGTTCTGGAAAATAACGCTTCCGGCGATGTCGCCGTTTATTTTGCTGAACCTGATTTATACGGTAGTGGATATGTTTACGTTCCCGTCCAACCCTGTTATTTCGCTCATCACTACGGGCAATTACGGCTATAACAGCGCGATGGCATGGATTTACTTCTTGATTATTATTGCATTCCTTGGATTCGTCATTTTGCTCTATGGCAGAATAAATCGGAAACATGCCAAAGCAAATCGAGGATAA
- a CDS encoding DUF5696 domain-containing protein, protein MRLFRTGKLPIIAVIGILSASMLSSFIYANSDSTDRTAKVKSSVRIASASKPSGSLPDETRFQPIAENMRLELKADPTSGHFTVTSKQTGEIWRSFPNSENWQDKLNTDAWKVHLGSPFMFRYLEFNTRKDLLIESNFNAQGGTVTQFEPTDSGFKIRYEMPNIGFIIPVEVKLGEDFVETKILADGLVDEKVYPKDQKDPKARLASIRLFPFLGAQTSDNEDGFLFIPDGPGALLDFKKHRTGTQNLYSERIYGDDWAYSNRNTMSDRNPVSLPVFGMKSNKQAVLGVVAEGEEYANIVAAPSGSFSQYNWVTPEYQYRFKFFQPTDTKKLNGYLTYSPEITKSDRATRYYFIDEQNNREIDYVTLAERYRAHLMQEYGMKPLTNAKLKLQLHLLGGDTEDGFLWDSYLPLTTTEEAAKIVQDLLAVGVKDMDISYLGWQNDGYSEYGGAFPVPKKLGGSDGMKKFADYAHSKGISVYLDASSYTFNSGSKDGFRKNRDGLRDLGSSIIETRDTVVSPRFMENVFLDDLEEAKSLGIDGYLLGQGIGSVLNTDYNESYVSSREQSKQIQARMFEQTKEALGDVQVAKGNEYTLQFISHLDNLPSTYSYDLFVDRIVPFAQIALHGLTTYSFNYANLSDDYREAFLKGIEYGAVPSFVVTYAQSEELLKSLNLQQFYSTNYRDWIQEMESQYKKYEEALGDVQDKFITGHRELMSGVYETTYSNGKQIIVNYNNKKVTAGSHVVEAKDYIVNQGGA, encoded by the coding sequence ATGCGTTTGTTCCGCACCGGAAAACTGCCCATAATCGCTGTGATCGGCATCTTATCCGCATCGATGCTCAGCAGCTTCATCTATGCAAATTCCGACTCTACGGATCGGACCGCAAAGGTAAAGTCCAGCGTTCGTATAGCCTCGGCTTCCAAGCCAAGCGGAAGCTTGCCGGACGAAACCCGGTTCCAGCCCATTGCTGAAAATATGAGGCTGGAGCTTAAAGCCGACCCAACTTCCGGACACTTTACGGTAACAAGCAAACAAACAGGGGAAATATGGCGTTCCTTTCCGAACTCGGAAAATTGGCAGGATAAGCTGAATACGGATGCGTGGAAAGTTCATCTTGGCTCTCCTTTTATGTTCCGTTATTTGGAGTTCAATACACGCAAAGATTTGCTTATCGAATCGAACTTTAATGCGCAAGGTGGAACGGTCACCCAGTTTGAACCAACGGACAGCGGTTTCAAAATCCGTTACGAGATGCCGAATATCGGCTTCATTATTCCGGTAGAAGTAAAGCTCGGCGAAGATTTCGTCGAAACGAAAATATTGGCGGACGGCTTGGTTGATGAAAAGGTGTATCCGAAAGACCAGAAGGATCCGAAGGCCAGACTGGCGTCCATTCGTTTATTCCCGTTTTTGGGCGCGCAGACGTCGGACAATGAGGACGGCTTCTTGTTCATTCCGGACGGTCCGGGTGCGCTGCTCGACTTTAAAAAGCATCGTACGGGTACGCAGAACCTCTATTCGGAACGCATATATGGGGATGACTGGGCATACAGCAACCGCAACACGATGTCCGACCGCAATCCGGTTTCATTGCCGGTTTTCGGGATGAAATCGAATAAACAAGCGGTACTCGGCGTCGTTGCCGAAGGGGAAGAGTATGCAAACATTGTTGCGGCGCCTTCAGGATCGTTCAGCCAATACAACTGGGTGACGCCCGAGTACCAATACCGGTTTAAGTTTTTCCAGCCGACCGATACGAAGAAGCTTAACGGCTACTTGACTTACAGTCCGGAGATTACGAAGTCGGATCGGGCGACTCGTTATTATTTCATCGATGAGCAAAATAACCGTGAGATCGATTACGTTACGCTCGCTGAACGCTATCGTGCGCATTTGATGCAGGAATACGGGATGAAACCGCTGACGAATGCCAAGTTGAAGCTCCAGCTTCATCTGCTTGGCGGCGATACGGAAGACGGATTTTTGTGGGACTCTTATTTGCCGCTGACCACGACGGAAGAGGCCGCCAAGATCGTACAGGATTTGCTCGCGGTTGGCGTGAAGGATATGGACATTTCCTATCTCGGGTGGCAAAACGACGGCTATAGCGAATACGGCGGCGCATTCCCGGTTCCGAAAAAACTTGGCGGCAGCGACGGGATGAAGAAATTTGCCGATTATGCGCATTCAAAAGGCATTTCGGTGTACCTTGACGCATCTTCCTACACTTTTAACAGCGGCAGTAAGGATGGGTTCCGAAAAAACCGGGACGGTCTGCGCGATCTGGGCTCCTCTATTATCGAGACGAGAGATACGGTTGTCAGTCCCCGATTTATGGAGAACGTTTTTCTAGACGATTTGGAGGAAGCGAAGTCGCTTGGGATCGACGGCTACCTCCTCGGTCAAGGAATCGGAAGTGTCTTAAATACCGACTATAACGAAAGTTATGTGTCGAGCAGAGAGCAATCCAAGCAAATTCAGGCCCGGATGTTTGAGCAAACGAAAGAGGCGCTCGGCGATGTGCAAGTTGCAAAAGGCAACGAGTATACCTTGCAATTTATAAGCCATTTGGACAACCTGCCATCCACCTATTCTTATGATTTGTTTGTCGATCGCATCGTCCCTTTTGCGCAAATCGCGCTTCATGGCCTGACGACTTATTCGTTCAATTACGCCAACTTGAGCGATGACTACAGGGAGGCCTTCTTGAAAGGCATCGAATACGGCGCTGTCCCGTCTTTCGTCGTAACCTATGCTCAGTCCGAGGAATTGCTAAAATCATTAAATTTACAACAATTTTACAGCACAAATTATAGAGACTGGATTCAAGAGATGGAATCGCAATATAAGAAATACGAAGAAGCGCTCGGCGATGTGCAGGACAAGTTCATTACGGGGCATCGTGAATTGATGAGCGGGGTTTATGAAACGACATACAGCAACGGCAAACAAATTATTGTGAATTATAACAATAAGAAGGTTACGGCCGGCAGCCATGTTGTCGAGGCGAAAGATTACATCGTCAACCAGGGAGGTGCGTAA